The Prevotella herbatica genome contains the following window.
GTGGAATTCTTAATTTTGGATTATTTGCTTGGGCAGCAATAAATGCTTATACTAGATTATATTTAGGAATGCATTATCCGTCTGATGTAATTGTCGGCACTTTGTGGGGAATGATTTGTGGTGCCGTAGCATATTTCATGTATTCCTATTTATATTACAAGCGCAATCCTCACATTAATTACATATCTTCTCAATATACGTCAACAGGATATAGTTTTATTGATGTAGATATGGTAATAACAACACTTTCGCTTACTGTATTATATGCCTTGATTTTGGCAACAGTAAATGTATTTTAGAAACAACAATATTGAGAAATTAATTGATAATGGATACAAAACATATTAAAATTAGTGATTTTAACTACGAGTTGCCTGATTGCAGAATTGCGAAATTCCCATT
Protein-coding sequences here:
- a CDS encoding phosphatase PAP2 family protein, with protein sequence MAQIFFIVGGVLLSVMLAGGVDDLIVKPLIARPRPVNDLATKYIIDTVYGVSSDQFSFFSAHAANTFAIATFMALLVRSGILNFGLFAWAAINAYTRLYLGMHYPSDVIVGTLWGMICGAVAYFMYSYLYYKRNPHINYISSQYTSTGYSFIDVDMVITTLSLTVLYALILATVNVF